In one window of Azotobacter salinestris DNA:
- a CDS encoding GNAT family N-acetyltransferase, producing the protein MSVRPITPVDHPALLALWRRTPGLQLRAEDDFEPFCNYLARNPGLSQLVELDGRIVASLLVGHDGRRGYLQHLVVDEPYRGRGFARALLGKAQAKLAQLGIDKSHVFVLRDAPQAQAFWEAQASWEGRSDIQVYSTRRSGE; encoded by the coding sequence ATGTCCGTTCGCCCCATCACCCCCGTCGATCATCCGGCTTTGCTGGCGCTGTGGCGTCGCACGCCGGGCCTGCAGCTCCGCGCCGAAGATGACTTCGAGCCTTTCTGCAACTATCTGGCGCGCAATCCCGGGCTGAGCCAACTGGTCGAACTCGATGGTCGGATCGTCGCTTCGCTGCTGGTCGGCCATGATGGGCGGCGCGGTTATCTGCAACATCTGGTGGTCGACGAACCCTACCGCGGCCGCGGCTTTGCCCGGGCGCTGCTGGGCAAGGCGCAGGCCAAGCTCGCACAGCTGGGAATCGACAAATCCCATGTGTTCGTCCTGCGGGACGCTCCGCAGGCTCAAGCCTTCTGGGAAGCCCAGGCCAGTTGGGAGGGCCGCAGCGATATTCAGGTCTATTCCACTCGGAGGAGCGGCGAGTGA
- a CDS encoding pilin has product MKAQLQKGFTLIELMIVVAIIGILAAVALPAYQDYTIRARVTEGVGLASSAKQLIGESATTAAELAATATSFNAQAGDAGATSKYVTSVQIDGTTGEITVTFNEANVGNIPAASTLVYTPYVMGAAGTATQLAASFTGGVTGSIDWGCASAANAVSDGRGLTALTLGSLPSQFAPSECR; this is encoded by the coding sequence ATGAAAGCTCAACTGCAGAAAGGTTTTACCCTTATTGAACTGATGATCGTCGTGGCGATCATCGGCATTCTGGCCGCTGTCGCCCTGCCGGCCTATCAGGACTACACCATCCGTGCCCGTGTGACCGAAGGTGTAGGTTTGGCTTCCAGTGCCAAGCAACTGATCGGTGAGAGCGCTACCACTGCAGCTGAGTTGGCTGCCACTGCTACCTCCTTCAATGCACAAGCGGGTGATGCTGGTGCTACTAGTAAGTATGTGACCTCCGTACAGATTGACGGCACTACTGGCGAAATCACTGTGACCTTCAACGAAGCTAACGTAGGCAACATCCCGGCTGCTTCCACCTTGGTCTACACCCCCTACGTGATGGGCGCTGCCGGTACCGCGACTCAACTGGCTGCCAGCTTTACTGGTGGTGTGACTGGCTCCATCGACTGGGGCTGCGCTTCCGCTGCCAACGCCGTTTCCGACGGGCGTGGTCTGACAGCTCTGACTCTAGGCAGCCTGCCGTCCCAGTTCGCTCCGAGCGAGTGCCGCTAA
- a CDS encoding energy-coupling factor ABC transporter permease has product MIAADLLAPGTQSIGAGLYLGLMLYAVWRAPWLELFSDSRRQHLLFGTVLALFLLWLVRRDFVSGLSFHFIGMTAVTLLLDWPLAMLAGLAAQLGLLALGRQDLTALGINGLLLVAIPVSITEGCALLVERAQPRNLFVYIFCSGFFPAALSALACLLAGFAVLWLDGRYEMPPWLLDYLGYLWLVMFPEAFINGAVISGLVVYYPEWLETFNRSRYLQAPWKDDEPR; this is encoded by the coding sequence GTGATTGCCGCCGATCTGCTGGCCCCCGGTACCCAGTCGATCGGCGCGGGCCTCTATCTGGGGCTCATGCTCTATGCCGTCTGGCGTGCGCCCTGGCTGGAGCTGTTCAGCGACAGCCGGCGTCAGCATCTGCTGTTCGGTACCGTTTTGGCGTTGTTTCTGCTCTGGCTCGTGCGGCGCGATTTCGTTTCCGGGCTCTCCTTTCACTTCATCGGCATGACGGCGGTGACCCTGCTGCTCGACTGGCCGCTGGCAATGCTGGCCGGACTGGCTGCGCAACTCGGGCTTCTGGCGCTGGGGCGGCAGGATCTGACGGCGCTGGGCATCAACGGCCTGCTGCTGGTGGCCATTCCCGTATCGATCACCGAAGGCTGTGCCCTGCTGGTCGAGCGTGCGCAGCCGCGCAACCTGTTCGTCTACATCTTCTGCTCGGGCTTCTTCCCGGCTGCGCTGAGCGCCCTGGCCTGCCTGCTGGCCGGGTTCGCCGTCCTGTGGCTGGATGGGCGGTACGAAATGCCGCCGTGGCTGCTGGACTACCTCGGCTACCTGTGGCTGGTGATGTTTCCCGAGGCATTCATCAATGGTGCAGTGATCAGCGGGTTGGTGGTGTACTACCCGGAGTGGCTGGAAACCTTCAACCGCAGTCGTTATCTGCAGGCGCCCTGGAAGGATGACGAGCCGCGCTGA
- a CDS encoding prepilin peptidase, whose protein sequence is MSIHDLLAGPGPAFVFCAGLLGLVVGSFLNVVIHRLPKMMLHDWQAQAREVLELPGEEPGQPFNLLLPHSHCPGCGHEIRPWENIPLLGWLFLGGRCSACKTPISVRYPLVELACGLLSAHVAWHYGFGWQAGAMLLLGWGLLAMSLIDYDHQLLPDSLVLPLLWLGLILNSFGLFVFLEDALWGAVAGYLSLWSVYWLFKLLTGKEGMGYGDFKLLAMLGAWGGWQILPLTILLSSLVGAVLGILILRLRRAESGTPIPFGPFLALAGWIALLWGERITGSYLQFAGL, encoded by the coding sequence ATGTCCATTCACGATCTTCTGGCCGGTCCCGGACCGGCCTTCGTTTTCTGTGCGGGGCTGCTGGGCCTGGTGGTCGGCAGCTTTCTCAACGTGGTCATCCATCGCCTGCCCAAGATGATGCTGCACGATTGGCAGGCGCAGGCGCGGGAAGTGCTGGAGCTGCCCGGCGAGGAGCCGGGCCAGCCCTTCAACCTGCTGCTGCCCCACTCCCACTGCCCAGGCTGCGGGCACGAAATCAGGCCCTGGGAGAATATCCCGCTGCTCGGCTGGCTATTCCTGGGAGGCCGCTGTTCGGCCTGCAAGACGCCGATCAGCGTGCGCTATCCCCTAGTGGAGCTGGCCTGCGGACTGCTTTCGGCCCACGTTGCCTGGCATTACGGCTTCGGCTGGCAGGCCGGTGCCATGCTGCTGCTCGGCTGGGGCCTGCTGGCCATGAGCCTGATCGACTACGACCATCAACTGCTACCGGACTCGCTGGTGCTGCCACTGCTATGGCTGGGTCTGATCCTCAACAGTTTCGGATTGTTCGTCTTCCTCGAGGATGCCCTCTGGGGCGCGGTGGCCGGCTACCTCAGCCTGTGGTCGGTGTACTGGCTGTTCAAGCTGCTCACCGGCAAGGAGGGCATGGGCTACGGCGACTTCAAGCTGCTGGCGATGCTCGGCGCCTGGGGCGGCTGGCAGATCCTGCCGCTCACCATCCTGCTCTCCTCGCTGGTCGGCGCCGTGCTGGGGATCCTCATCCTGCGTCTGCGCAGGGCCGAAAGCGGCACGCCGATCCCCTTCGGCCCCTTCCTCGCCCTCGCCGGCTGGATCGCCCTGCTCTGGGGCGAGCGCATCACCGGCTCCTACCTGCAGTTCGCCGGCTTGTAG
- a CDS encoding NAD(P)/FAD-dependent oxidoreductase, with amino-acid sequence MTHRIVIVGGGAGGLELATRLGKTMGRNFQAKITLVDANMTHLWKPLLHEVAAGSLNSTGDELNYVAQAKWNNFEFQYGRMCGLDRANKRIRLAAQPALEDRAPLPERELSYDTLIISVGSTTNDFGTPGAAENCIFLESRDQAERFRRLLLSHYLRAHASDASDHQVNVAIVGAGATGVELAAELRHASEQLVAYGLERIPPENLSITLIESSPRVLAALPERISRSAHATLESLGVRVHTSTAVSEVTAEGLKTKDDQFISADLMVWAAGVRAPAFLKELDGLETNRINQLLVRPTLQTTLDDDIFAFGDCASCPQPGTDRTVPPRAQAAHQQASLLAKSIHRKLQEDKPLLEYRYSDHGSLISLSSFSAIGNLMGNLTGDVTLEGWLARKFYISLYRMHQIALYGTFRTLMMMLGDRFRSSTEPRLKLH; translated from the coding sequence ATGACTCATCGTATCGTAATCGTAGGCGGCGGCGCCGGCGGTCTGGAACTTGCCACTCGCCTCGGCAAGACCATGGGCAGGAACTTTCAGGCAAAGATCACCCTGGTCGATGCCAACATGACCCACCTGTGGAAGCCGCTGCTGCATGAAGTCGCCGCCGGCTCGCTGAACTCGACCGGCGACGAGCTGAACTACGTGGCCCAGGCCAAGTGGAACAACTTCGAGTTCCAGTACGGCCGCATGTGCGGACTGGACCGGGCCAACAAGCGCATCCGCCTGGCGGCCCAACCGGCCCTGGAAGACCGCGCTCCGCTGCCCGAACGCGAACTGAGCTACGACACCCTGATCATCTCCGTCGGCAGCACCACCAACGACTTCGGCACGCCCGGCGCCGCCGAGAACTGCATCTTCCTGGAAAGCCGCGACCAGGCCGAGCGCTTCCGCCGCCTGCTGCTCAGCCACTACCTGCGCGCCCATGCCAGCGATGCCAGCGACCATCAGGTGAATGTCGCCATCGTCGGCGCCGGGGCCACCGGCGTCGAGCTGGCCGCCGAACTGCGCCACGCCTCCGAGCAGCTGGTCGCCTACGGCCTGGAGCGCATTCCGCCGGAAAACCTCAGCATCACGCTGATCGAGTCCAGCCCGCGCGTGCTGGCCGCCCTGCCCGAACGCATCAGCCGCTCGGCACATGCCACCCTGGAAAGCCTCGGCGTTCGCGTACACACCAGCACCGCCGTCAGCGAAGTCACCGCAGAAGGCCTGAAGACAAAGGATGACCAGTTCATTTCCGCCGATCTCATGGTCTGGGCAGCCGGCGTTCGCGCCCCCGCCTTCCTCAAGGAGCTGGACGGCCTGGAAACCAACCGCATCAACCAACTGCTGGTACGCCCGACCCTGCAGACCACCCTCGACGACGACATCTTCGCCTTCGGCGATTGCGCATCCTGCCCGCAGCCGGGCACCGACCGCACCGTTCCGCCGCGTGCGCAGGCCGCCCACCAGCAGGCCTCGCTGCTGGCCAAGTCGATCCATCGCAAGCTGCAGGAAGACAAGCCCCTGCTGGAGTACCGCTACAGCGACCACGGCTCACTGATCTCCCTCTCGAGCTTCTCGGCGATCGGCAACCTGATGGGCAACCTGACCGGCGACGTGACCCTGGAAGGCTGGCTGGCCCGCAAGTTCTACATCTCGTTGTACCGGATGCACCAGATCGCGCTGTACGGAACCTTCCGCACCCTGATGATGATGCTGGGCGACCGCTTCCGCAGCAGCACCGAACCCCGCCTCAAGCTCCACTGA
- the coaE gene encoding dephospho-CoA kinase (Dephospho-CoA kinase (CoaE) performs the final step in coenzyme A biosynthesis.), which yields MKPWILGLTGGIGSGKSAAAQHFRTLGVHLVDADEAARWVVEPDRPALAKIAEHFGAEVLLPDGHLARAALRARVFQNAEERRWLEKLLHPLIRQEICSHLERASSPYAILVSPLLVETDQHKMTQRILVIDVPESLQLERAMQRDQADRKQVEAIIKAQASREERLRHADDVLVNDRDLPWLYSEVERLHRFYLTLRGGQP from the coding sequence ATGAAACCTTGGATTCTTGGTCTGACGGGCGGTATCGGCAGCGGCAAGAGCGCCGCCGCCCAGCATTTCAGAACGCTCGGCGTGCATCTGGTGGACGCTGACGAGGCAGCACGCTGGGTGGTCGAGCCCGACCGCCCGGCGCTGGCGAAGATCGCCGAGCATTTCGGCGCAGAAGTTCTTCTGCCCGACGGACACCTGGCTCGGGCCGCGCTACGTGCCCGGGTGTTCCAGAACGCCGAGGAGCGTCGCTGGCTGGAAAAGCTGCTGCATCCGCTGATTCGTCAGGAAATCTGCAGCCATCTCGAGCGCGCCAGCTCGCCCTATGCCATTCTGGTTTCACCATTGCTGGTGGAAACCGACCAGCACAAGATGACCCAGCGCATCCTGGTCATCGATGTGCCCGAATCCCTGCAGCTCGAGCGCGCCATGCAGCGCGACCAGGCCGACCGGAAACAGGTCGAGGCGATCATCAAGGCCCAGGCCAGCCGTGAAGAACGCCTGCGCCATGCCGATGACGTGCTGGTGAACGACCGCGACCTGCCCTGGCTGTACAGCGAGGTCGAACGCCTGCATCGGTTCTACCTGACCCTGCGCGGAGGCCAGCCATGA
- a CDS encoding DUF3094 family protein yields the protein MASRLNPDDQQRVNEYLSAPQHQVERQPFRPWRLALIVLTVVVCLGLLSRVLGRLVL from the coding sequence ATGGCAAGCCGCCTGAACCCCGACGATCAGCAACGCGTCAATGAGTACCTGAGCGCCCCGCAGCATCAAGTGGAACGCCAGCCGTTCCGCCCCTGGCGCCTCGCACTGATCGTGCTGACCGTGGTCGTCTGTCTGGGCCTGCTGAGTCGCGTTCTAGGACGTCTGGTGCTCTGA
- the yacG gene encoding DNA gyrase inhibitor YacG, whose protein sequence is MKQPLTVACPTCRAPVEWGPQSPHRPFCSERCKLIDLGAWAAEEHAIPGDSVEDDLFSEELPPRGH, encoded by the coding sequence ATGAAGCAACCCTTGACGGTCGCCTGTCCGACCTGCCGGGCGCCGGTCGAATGGGGCCCGCAAAGCCCGCACCGGCCATTCTGCAGCGAACGCTGCAAGCTGATCGACCTGGGCGCATGGGCGGCCGAGGAGCACGCGATCCCCGGTGACAGCGTGGAGGACGACCTGTTCTCCGAAGAACTGCCACCACGCGGCCATTGA
- the pilB gene encoding type IV-A pilus assembly ATPase PilB: MTNDISLPGLARQMVLAGLIDEKTAQQAQQQAQRNQTSLITWLVQNKLAKSRSLAELAAEQFGIALFDLKTLDRESQPRELVSEKLIRQHRVLPLWRRGNRLFVAISDPTNHEAIREIRFGTGLNTEAILVEDDRLGEAIEKYFEGAGTGLDNLADADLDGLDVEAGDQQDDEINPAGDSEDAPVVRFINKMLLDAIRRGSSDLHFEPYEKSYRVRFRTDGILHEVARPPVQLAPKIAARLKVMAGLDISERRKPQDGRIKMKLSKTKAIDFRVNTLPTLWGEKTVMRILDPSSAQMGIDALGYEEVQKELYLAALNQPQGMILVTGPTGSGKTVSLYTGLNILNTPEVNISTAEDPVEINLEGINQVNVNPRQGMDFSQALRAFLRQDPDIIMVGEIRDLETAEIAIKAAQTGHMVMSTLHTNSAAETLTRLRNMGVPSFNIATSVNLIIAQRLARKLCACKKAVDIPRETLLAEGFPEARIGAFKLYAPVGCENCNGGYKGRVGIYEVVKITPALQRIIMEDGNSIEIARQMRADGFNDLRTSALLKAMQGVTSLEEVNRVTKD; encoded by the coding sequence ATGACCAACGATATTTCCCTCCCCGGCCTGGCACGGCAGATGGTGCTGGCCGGGCTGATCGACGAGAAGACCGCCCAGCAGGCCCAGCAGCAGGCGCAGCGCAACCAGACCTCCCTGATCACCTGGCTGGTGCAGAACAAGCTGGCCAAGAGCCGATCGCTGGCAGAGCTGGCCGCGGAACAGTTCGGCATCGCCCTGTTCGACCTCAAAACGCTGGACAGGGAGAGCCAGCCCCGGGAACTGGTCAGCGAGAAGCTGATTCGCCAGCATCGCGTCCTGCCGCTGTGGCGGCGCGGCAATCGGCTGTTCGTGGCGATCTCCGACCCGACCAACCACGAGGCGATACGCGAGATCCGCTTCGGCACCGGACTGAACACCGAGGCCATCCTGGTCGAGGACGACCGGCTGGGCGAGGCCATCGAGAAATACTTCGAGGGCGCCGGTACCGGCCTGGATAATCTCGCCGATGCCGATCTGGATGGGCTCGATGTCGAGGCGGGCGATCAGCAGGACGATGAAATCAATCCGGCCGGCGACTCCGAGGATGCGCCGGTGGTGCGCTTCATCAACAAGATGCTGCTGGATGCTATTCGTCGCGGCTCCTCGGACCTGCATTTCGAGCCCTACGAAAAAAGCTACCGGGTGCGCTTCCGTACCGACGGCATCCTCCACGAGGTGGCCCGACCGCCGGTCCAGCTGGCCCCGAAGATCGCCGCGCGGCTGAAGGTGATGGCCGGGCTGGACATCTCCGAGCGGCGCAAGCCGCAGGATGGCCGGATCAAGATGAAGCTGTCGAAGACCAAGGCCATCGACTTTCGGGTCAACACCCTGCCGACCCTGTGGGGCGAGAAGACCGTGATGCGGATTCTCGACCCCTCCAGCGCGCAGATGGGCATCGATGCCCTCGGCTACGAAGAGGTGCAGAAGGAGCTCTACCTGGCGGCGCTGAACCAGCCGCAGGGCATGATTCTGGTGACCGGTCCGACCGGCTCGGGCAAGACGGTGTCCCTGTACACCGGCCTGAACATTCTCAACACCCCGGAGGTGAATATCTCCACCGCGGAAGACCCGGTGGAGATCAACCTGGAGGGCATCAACCAGGTCAACGTCAATCCGCGCCAGGGCATGGACTTCTCCCAGGCGCTGCGCGCCTTCCTGCGCCAGGACCCGGACATCATAATGGTCGGCGAGATCCGCGACCTGGAAACCGCCGAGATCGCCATCAAGGCCGCGCAGACCGGGCACATGGTGATGTCCACCCTGCACACCAACAGTGCTGCGGAAACCCTGACTCGCCTGCGCAACATGGGGGTACCCTCCTTCAACATCGCCACCTCGGTGAACCTGATCATCGCCCAGCGCCTGGCACGCAAGCTGTGCGCCTGCAAGAAGGCAGTGGACATCCCCCGCGAAACCCTGCTCGCCGAAGGCTTCCCGGAAGCGCGCATCGGCGCCTTCAAGCTGTACGCCCCGGTCGGCTGCGAGAACTGCAACGGCGGCTACAAGGGCCGGGTCGGCATTTATGAAGTGGTTAAAATCACCCCTGCCCTGCAGCGCATTATCATGGAGGACGGCAACTCCATCGAAATCGCCCGGCAGATGCGCGCCGATGGCTTCAACGACCTGCGCACATCGGCCCTGCTGAAAGCCATGCAGGGCGTCACCAGCCTGGAAGAAGTCAACCGCGTCACCAAGGATTAA
- a CDS encoding type II secretion system F family protein gives MAEKALKTSLFIWEGTDRRGTKVKGELSGQNPALVKAQLRKQGINPTKVRKKAASLFGAGKKIKPMDIALFTRQMATMMKAGVPLLQAFDIISEGFDNPNMRKLVDEVKQEVAAGNSFATALRKKPLYFDDLYCNLVESGEQSGALENLLDRVATYKEKTEALKAKIKKAMTYPIAVIVVAVIVSAILLIKVVPQFESVFANFGAELPAFTRMVISLSEIMQEYWFYALLGIFVVAFTLKQAHQRSEKFRNWTDRTLLKLPIVGEILYKSAVARFARTLSTTFAAGVPLVDALDSVAGATGNVVFRSATEKVKADVTTGMQLNFSMRTTGTFPTMAIQMTAIGEESGALDEMLDKVASFYEAEVDNMVDSLTSLMEPMIMAVLGVLVGGLIIAMYLPIFQLGAVV, from the coding sequence ATGGCGGAAAAAGCGTTGAAAACCAGTCTCTTCATCTGGGAAGGCACCGACCGGCGCGGCACCAAGGTCAAGGGCGAGTTGAGCGGGCAGAATCCAGCGCTGGTCAAGGCACAACTGCGCAAGCAGGGCATCAACCCGACCAAGGTACGCAAGAAAGCCGCTTCGCTGTTCGGCGCCGGCAAGAAGATCAAGCCGATGGACATCGCCCTGTTCACTAGGCAGATGGCCACCATGATGAAGGCAGGCGTGCCGCTGCTGCAGGCCTTCGACATCATCTCCGAGGGCTTCGACAACCCGAACATGCGCAAGCTGGTGGACGAGGTGAAGCAGGAGGTGGCGGCTGGCAACAGCTTTGCCACTGCATTGCGCAAAAAGCCACTCTATTTCGATGACCTCTACTGCAACCTGGTGGAGTCCGGCGAACAGTCCGGTGCCCTGGAGAACCTGCTGGACCGGGTCGCCACCTACAAGGAGAAGACCGAGGCGCTGAAGGCCAAGATCAAGAAGGCGATGACCTATCCCATCGCGGTGATCGTGGTGGCGGTCATCGTCTCGGCAATTTTGCTGATCAAGGTAGTGCCGCAATTCGAATCGGTATTCGCCAATTTCGGCGCCGAACTGCCAGCTTTTACTCGAATGGTCATCAGCCTGTCCGAGATCATGCAGGAATACTGGTTCTATGCCCTGCTGGGAATATTCGTCGTTGCCTTCACTCTGAAGCAGGCCCATCAGCGCTCGGAAAAATTTCGCAACTGGACGGACCGCACCTTGCTGAAGCTGCCGATCGTCGGCGAGATCCTCTACAAGTCGGCGGTGGCCCGCTTTGCCCGCACCCTGTCCACCACCTTCGCCGCCGGCGTGCCGCTGGTCGATGCGCTCGATTCAGTGGCTGGCGCTACCGGAAACGTGGTATTTCGCAGCGCTACCGAAAAGGTCAAGGCCGACGTCACCACCGGCATGCAGCTGAACTTTTCCATGCGCACCACCGGTACCTTCCCCACCATGGCGATCCAGATGACCGCCATCGGCGAGGAATCCGGTGCGCTGGACGAGATGCTCGACAAGGTGGCGAGCTTCTATGAGGCCGAGGTGGACAACATGGTGGACAGCCTGACCAGCCTGATGGAACCGATGATCATGGCGGTGCTCGGCGTGCTGGTCGGTGGCCTGATCATCGCCATGTACCTGCCGATCTTCCAGCTGGGTGCCGTGGTCTGA
- a CDS encoding FAD/FMN-containing dehydrogenase, whose protein sequence is MRVFAGIVLALASFWAQALEVGERLAPWTLLDQHERAYSLSEETRILLVARSMDGARLVEAALKTRPQGYLEARRAAFVADISRMPSLIARLFAIPAMRDYPYRVLLDRDARVASRYPGDPAKVLWLDLEQGKLRAMHEFGDAGALVSALERVAP, encoded by the coding sequence GTGAGAGTCTTCGCTGGCATCGTGCTTGCCCTGGCGTCTTTCTGGGCACAGGCGCTCGAAGTGGGCGAACGGCTCGCGCCCTGGACCTTGCTGGATCAGCATGAGCGGGCCTACAGCCTGAGCGAGGAAACCCGCATCCTGCTGGTCGCGCGCAGCATGGATGGCGCCCGGCTGGTCGAGGCGGCCCTCAAGACAAGGCCGCAGGGATATCTGGAGGCGCGTCGGGCGGCGTTCGTCGCCGACATCAGCCGCATGCCCTCGCTGATTGCCCGCCTGTTCGCCATTCCGGCGATGCGCGACTATCCCTATCGTGTGCTGCTCGACCGCGATGCCCGGGTCGCCTCCCGTTATCCGGGCGATCCGGCCAAGGTACTGTGGCTCGATCTGGAGCAGGGAAAACTGCGCGCCATGCATGAGTTCGGCGATGCCGGAGCCTTGGTCTCTGCTCTCGAGCGGGTGGCGCCGTGA